In Halorubellus sp. JP-L1, one DNA window encodes the following:
- a CDS encoding translation initiation factor IF-5A has translation MATQQQEVRDLQEGSYVMLDDVPCKINAYSTAKPGKHGSAKARVEAEGVFDGKKRSMSQPVDQKCWVPIIERKQGQVVSVESSTVVQVMDLETYDTFSMKVPEDQELSPDDEIEFLEFEGQRKVL, from the coding sequence ATGGCTACGCAGCAGCAGGAAGTACGAGACCTCCAGGAGGGCTCGTACGTCATGCTCGACGACGTCCCGTGCAAGATCAACGCGTACTCCACGGCCAAGCCCGGGAAGCACGGCAGTGCGAAGGCGCGCGTGGAAGCGGAGGGCGTGTTCGACGGCAAGAAGCGCTCGATGAGTCAGCCGGTCGACCAGAAGTGCTGGGTCCCGATCATCGAACGCAAGCAGGGCCAGGTCGTCTCCGTCGAGTCCTCGACGGTCGTTCAGGTGATGGACCTCGAGACGTACGACACGTTCTCGATGAAGGTGCCCGAGGACCAGGAGCTCAGTCCCGACGACGAGATCGAGTTCCT